The DNA region CGAATATATTCCACCAAGGACTGTGCGCTTCACATACCAATCAGTATCAGTGGCCTCATCACCAGCAGCATGCCAAATTTCATCAACAAGCATTGCTCTTTGCTTAAAACTTGTTGAAATATTCGAAGGTTGCGCCTGCAATCGGGtaaaatttagagaaaataatgaataagtgactctaaaaataatttacctGTATGCTAAGTGCTTGAGGCCACTTTGAGATATAAGGTGCCTGCATCTCTAAGCGAATTCTGACAAGCTTGGATACACGGTGGCTCGGGATCAAGTTCTTCAAATCTTTTTTTGTGTCAATAATATCAATTAACTTTTGCAGAGAATCATCCATGAAAAACTGAACCAAACAAAGCAGGACATGGAGTAATAAGCATTATATGAGGCTGCTTAAAAGGGGTGTATAATGCAAATAGTATATAACTCGGACTGAAATTGGTATCTGATCAACAAAACATGTTAAGAATAAGAATGACCATGACTGACAAACAACATGACTGTTTAGAACACATATTTTGAAGAGTTCTAAACTATTAAAAGCACAAGCACACTCTTTGCATTCCAGAAGTAAGGTTCAGTAGAAAGTCAtcaaaaaatgagaaacaatTCAATTCTCCAAGTTCAACATGCAACTCTTTTTTCACAACCACCTCTAAGTTAATTTGACTCGCGGAGGCAGGAAACCATACTTGCTGGAATTTTAAAAGCGAAAGAAAATTATAATCAACCATTCTGGTGGCAGATTGCAGTTCAGTTATAATACAGGGAAAGCAAACGTGCGTAAAGATCAAAAGTTATACCTCGACAAGAGCAGCTTCCTTTCGAGGAAATGATCCTACAATAGAAGGAGAGAGACCAACCTCCTTCGCTCCAGCAACCATTGCAGCATCAGTCCATCCTAATCTAATCTGCTCCATAAAAATGCACAACCACCCCAACCAAGAGTAAGTCACCTTCACTAGAATATGTGCATGTGTCAAACTCACTTAACTAGTAACGCTTGGAAACAATTAATCATAGAAACGGAAGGGGAAAAAACAGTACAAGCAAAATCGCAGTGGAAAAGTGTAGGAATAGGTTGGCAAGTAAAACTGAAAATTATTTTACACATTGAAACGATTAGGCACTCAAGACTTCATAAACACAGCCAAAAGCAAAATTACATACAATTACGCGATATTTGAAGgagaaaatcgggtttctaGGCCAATTGACCTTTAAAATTACGCAAATGTACCCactttgttatctattccagtTATAGGAAACACGCCAACctcattggcgtgtttataaATAAAAACGCCAGTGACATTGGCGCGTCATTACGCAAAAACGCCAACTGTGTTGGCGTGTTATATGTTGACCGTATTTTGGGTGTATTTTCAACCAATATACTTAaatttaaacacgccaactttgTTACCGTGTTTAATTGAACACGCCTATGATGATGGCGTTTTTATGTTATAAAACGCCAATTTCGATGGCGTGTTTAACTAAAAAACGCCAATTTCGTTGGCGTGTTTAGAAAAAAACGCCAATTGCGTAGGCGTTTTTCTGTTGAACCTTATCTCCCAGATCTGCCCCAAAATCGCAAAACCCTCGTCACATTCCCTCTCCAAAACGGCGAAAAAACCTCCCAAAACTGAAAAACGTGAAAAATCTTGCCTTGGTCGGATTGAAGGGTGTAGATTTCTATTGTGGCTCATTCTTCCAAATATTAGTCCTCgtaatcggttagtatatcgAATTTTGTACTCattattcttccaaacattagtgtACTAATATTTGtgttggattattatgatagtatatattgtagtgtaatttatataattatttgctggtttgttatagtattataaattgtattgtaattaatagaaatattttgaccaattgttatggtattatatgttgtagtatatctaattttttacccatatttgataggttgttatgatagtatatattgtagtgtactgtaaagaaatatttttgaccaatatttgtgtttgacattaatgcagatagtatgacgtggtgtgtctatttatattggggtggaaagataattcccggaacagttatttcatatgatcctccttttgcaaaaggattgattatgttggatgaaagtatttcctacgataagcttgtggaaacaatttgtgaaaggatggggataaacatatttgaaaacaaacttcaaatagTATGGAAACGTCATATATGGCATGGATCTTCAATCACGTATATAGGTATTTtactagaagaagtatacatgccaataatgtttagtgagagtatgactacaggaggtcaaattgaattgtatgttgagtattcgtcaattactcaacaacatagtcatcttctcatgagtaatgatgttggtacgtctacgagaggccgagaaccatatttcgctgcaacacaagattttgatgttggtacgtctacgagaggccaagaaccatgcttcgatacaacacaagattttgatgttggaggcgtgcatttaggggacagTGACAACTGTGATGTGATTGAGGCCATAattggtcctgataaagccgactttcttgatccacaatcaccttatgattctgaagatgtcGACCCGGATAGTACAGATTTAGATGGTGCTTCGTCGGATGAGGACCAATTTGTTGCTCCAAGCACATCCATTCCGGTTGGAGAAACAGTGGTTGGAGAAACATCAACTGGAGGAAGAGCAGTACGagaaagagtagttccacagttcccacagcctggtatgaactattttcgcaccttaccaggtccgtatgatagttttgatccaaaaaactttgagtctgatgatctcaatgtgcattattggagtgaaaaagatccgagcaatgtcgggttgcatactaaatttaaaaccaaattggaattgaagtcaGCTGTCACTCATTGGCATTTGAAAAAAATCCGCCAATATACAGTcgttgaaagtaaaggaaagagatggcatgcagtttgtaagtggccacaaggaaatccgaaagataagtccttacctaaatgtttgtgggagtgccgagcaacactgaggaagcatgatgaacactggcaaattagagtgtttagcactgctcatacttgcatgggggatcgtaattataatgggcacgctaatcttacgtcgggtatgatagcgttgagtgttcgccatcaaatagaaaacgatccttgctacaaggtaaaagcaattgtggcggatattgaaaatagatttcatgtgaaagttagttacaagaaagcatggtatgctcggaggacagctattgagcttgtgtatggttcgtgggagtggaatttcaaagttttaccagcttatttgaatgagttgcaaagacaaaatcatgGCACAATTGTCGAATGGTTGCATGATGACAGATCAAGCAACGGTATGAACAAGGTtttcaagtacgtattttgggcttttggtccagctgtggaggcttttcaactatgcaaaccagttttaaccgttgatggaactcatctacgtggacgattttgaggtaaaattcttattgccgttggatttgatgctaataagaaatgtttgcctattgcatatgccattgttgatgaggaaaccatacaaagttggaattggtttatggaacgtatTAGACTTCACGTGgaaaagcatgaaatatgtgtaatatcagataggcatgtgggaatcatagatgcaatgaattctcccatatggaaagaagaacccaatgtggggcATCACcgattttgcttggtacatgttagaaagaatgttttgcagaatcataAAGGCATCATGGTaaaaagacttgtttggaaaattggtattgctaccaagaaACGCAAGTTTAAGAacagacgtcgtttacttcgaaccATCAACGACGAGGCtgtgcagtaccttgatgccgtggagttagaaaaatggagtttggcgtatgacaaacacaaacgatggggtgagatgaccactaatatggtggaatcttacaacaatgtgttgagaggcgcaagacaactcccaattaaagcttgcattgatctgatattttggaggacaatagaatggtttaaTGAGCGGTCACTTGCAgcaacacagtgtgccacaccacttaccccgtgggcccATGCAAAGGTGTGTAAATCTGATGtaaaaggtcaattacataatgtgagagtcccaaacacaattgcagggctttatgtggttcgaacaaagagtcgaattggtggaaagggtggtaataagtggaaggtaaagtacttggagtcgaactgcaaatgtcaaaagtggcagatgtggagacttccatgttcacatgcagcggcagttgcgcggtttagaaacgagcccatgctgtcgcttgttgataacgtataccgcacaagtgtttgggtacaccaatattctacggtgttcaatccaatcagacaccaagattattgggccgtgcctgaatggactttgcaatgttcacgagctcagttaatgcctaaaagtcgcggccgataccgtactactaggattcgtaatcagatggatgtccgtgaaaCTGACCAGCCACGAACCCAACGCCGATGTAAGcattgccgtcaaccagggcacgacagacgcaactgcccgaatgctcgttcgaggatggatactcagttggtagatgatgccgctcacgattttatgcctccacctccatcaagatctgcagttcgaggtcgtcattctatcagccacactgatgatgcctctcacgattttatgcctccacctccaccaacatctgcagttcgaggtcgtcattctgtcagccacactggttATACAGGCGAAGACATCGGGCTCGGTGATatcccacattctccacctaGGTCTTATGTGCGAGACGATTTTTTCGGGGTTGATCtagagaatgtcgttgtgcaagatactcctccgtctagactctccACCGCCAGAATCGGAAAGGGTATCCGTAGCTTCTTTACCCGGAGaaggcgagacaattgaacGTGTAACAACTATTTAGTTGAATTGAACATTGTTCTGTTTATAATCGTagatatttattgaattgaacattgTAATGTTATACTTACATTTTGGCTTGAATCGAAACACACGAAATGTTATACTTATATTTTGGCTTGGGCTGTTTTTTTAACTAAAACACGCCATTGAAGTTGGCGTGGTTTGGTAAAAACGCCTATGCGATTGGCGTGTTTTAGTAAAAAACGCCTATGCGATTGGCGTGTTTGTGATAAAACGCCAACCTAAGTGGCGTGttttaaaaacgccaactggtattggcgtgtttgttcagtaGCTCAACCTCCGCGTTGGAAAAACGCCATCAATAATTTGCCCATCTTAAAAACGCCATTGTGAGTGGCGTGATTAAAAAACGCCAATGGAGTTGGCGTGTTTTAGTTATAAAAACGCCATTGTGAGTGGCGTTATTTAAAAACGCCATCATAAGTGGCGTGTTATCAAAAAAACGCCTATCAggttggcgtgtttgttcagtaGCTCAGCCACGGCGTGTGCAAAATTTGCACAATTTATTTACCaacttaaaaacgccatctTGAATGGCGTGTTTGCAAATAGCCCAATTATCTAATATAAAAACCGCGCATTTATCAACTTACAATATAAATACGGGAAATCAATGAAAACCACCAATATCAATAGaatatatcaaattactaatatgAAGCGgtcaaatcaataaaaaaacacCAATTTATATAGAATGTATCAAATTACAACCAACACCAATAAAAATCACTCGTCTCGCCTTTTCCGCATAAACAGACTACGGATTCCCTTCCCGATACTGGTCTTAGGGATTCtggacggaggagtatcttcAACGACagcattctctaaatcaacatCAAAAAAGTCGTCTCTcacagaagaccgaggtggagatTGTTGATCGCTGAGACCGATATCTTCTCCTGTACCACCCGTGTGGCTGACAGAGTGACGACCCCGCAcggcagatcttggtggaggagGAGCCTCAAAATCGTCATCAGAATCATCAACCAattgagtatccatccttgatgATGACGACTGTCCACCAACTTTCTTCTTTCCACGCCGCTTCGCTTTTTGCCGCACGGGCACCTCGATGTCCATCTCAGAGCGCTGGGAAGGACGGTAGTCCATCGTCTCAGCTTCCCCACATATCTGGAGGCCATgttcaaccatcctcgaaatggtgAATAAATCCGGCCGTCCTGACATGTCTTGCTCCCTAAGAAAGTGGCGTATTTTGTGAAGGGTAtccacctacaattttcagtgttaattacatttcatcatatgaatataaataaagaataGTTGTTGAAATTTACCGCGTAGTGATGAGAGGCCGCCGTTTCATGGAAGCCCTCAGGAGCATGCACGCCGGGTTTTGTTAGGTACACCACGGTTATCCGGCGAAACCAATCCATGTACTCATCAGTAGCAACAGGCTCGAATGAGTACTCCAAATCAACATACACCGTGTTGTGCCTATTATGCCAATCTTGTATATGCTTGGCGTGCCACTCAACCCAGTTCCGACCTGCTTTGCCACGGCGATCCTGTTTCGTAAAATCAGGTCCGTGGAACCGGTCGACAagcgggatatacggttggacaatcccaaacTGTCGCAGCACTCGCTGTGGCATGTGTGGCTCAACCATATTCCAGCAGATTAGTGTTGTCATCgacgtccatataggacgaccggcaaCACAAATATCCGCCAGATTTCGATTGACGTacggcctccaaataaactaaatatgaaACTTATTTAGTCAAAAAAAGTTCAATCAAAAACAGCAATCTAGCAATAATTTAGGTTATGTAAATTACCTGATTGGCATGCATTGTTGAGAACTGATCTCTGAAAGTTTCAATGcaatgtccgggtgcttttacataagaGGCCCGACCAGTCCAcctacaaaaattaaattatgagcgaacaACACAAAAATCAATAACAATTATGCTTAAAAAAGTAATTAGTGGACAACTTACGCGACTGCACATGGTAAGTAGTCTACGGGCGTGGGGTTCAGCATCTGCGGTCTAATaattgggattctctcccaagcccacagcTGTAACAATGTAAGAGCTCACCCGACATCGGTCCTCTTACCAAGTGCAGCTTCACAtagattgtggtacaagcaggcAAGAGTCGCACCTCCCCAGCTATAGCTACCACAttgttctatatccatgaaaaactGAAGGTAGAAGAAGGGAATTTTATTACCGGTGGCGTTCGGGATCAGTAGACCACCCAGTAACAGCAGACAATACACACGAGCACGTTGATTGTACATGTATTGCTCGTGGTCATCACTCAGCTCAATCCGCAGTTGGtttgataagcttgtctgcttcCAGTTCATTTCTTTTAGATCAACTGCATCTGGAATAAAGCcaagaaaatccaaacaaacatCCTTCCAATATCCGACATCCTTAGtggggatgtaacccgtcaGAGGCTCACCGTCAGTtttgaggccccataagacctccacgtcttctaagctcacagtcgcttcaccgactggaaaatGAAACGTATGAGTCTCAGGCCTCCAACGTTCGATCAAagcggtgataagatggtggtcaatgtctttcGGTTGACCACACCTCAACATCCCGCCGAACCCCATCTCATCTATAACCGCCAAAACACGAGGATTTATGGGAACATCCCATATGATTCCTTCGTATCTTCTACACCGTACGTCTTCCGATggcactcctgcccatatgttattagagacgtgttgtctctgcagatataatacggaggggtcctcaggaccacataagagccgacgacgagaagttgaagaagatgCCATAAATTACCTACACACATTCAtattccaaattaaacaataaacaaacctaaacaaattcaataattacaaacaattttatacaatatcacaaaatggaacacctatatcaaataattcacaatacacaacttcaacatcataacacaattcacctacacaaaagtAACCGTTcaaatgcacaatatacatcaattCTCCACAAATTCAACTTACCCAATTTTAGTTTGAccaacctaacaatttcaatttcaatttcaacctaacaatatacacaatattaacaattcaaactacAAACAAAGACACTAACCAAcacccacataaaccaaatcaatttgcccaattttcaAGTTTTAAAACCCTACGATTttggtttataatcaaatttatacacaaattcacttaaatcCAAACAacccaacataataatcaacactaACGTCATACAAATAATCCATAtgcacaatatttcaactcaaattgcaacccattacaaaccctagctaagtatccaacaattactctaataatgtaaaagataagtATACTAACCAAATAAATTGGAAGATTTTGGGGAAAACTAGCACCGATTGATAAATGGAGGGCGAAATCACGGAGAGTAGGAGGAATTCCCGACGAGAGGCGCTGCTACTATGGAAAATCGCGAATGGTGTGTGGTGTGTGTTTTTCGCGATTTGGAAGATGAGGGGCTGCTATAACAGTCTGTAAAAACCCGCCATTGGGGTTGGCGTTTTTTATGTAAACCcgccaatgtagttggcgtTTCTGTACTTAAAGACGCCAACTTCGAAGGCGTCTTTTAGAAAATACGCAATTTCCGTCGGtgttttttatttcataaacACGCCTTCGCAATTGGCGTTTTTAGGTAGTAAACGCCAACAcaattggcgtgttttaacgtAACTGTAATGGGAGACAATACGGGCAAAATACGAGACATTATAAAACGCCATCTTAGTTGGCGTTTTCACTAAAACAAAACGCCAATGAGGTTGGCGTGTTTCCTATAACTGGAATAGATAACAGAGTGGGTACATTTGCGTAACTTTAAAGGCCAATTGGCCtagaaacccgattttctcTATTTGAAGAGAGATTAGAAATTTGGAGGGGAGAGCGTACAACGTGGCCGAGCCAGGCATGAAGAACTCGCGCCTGCTCTTCCTGCCAGTGAGCTCTAGGGTTCCTCCCTTCATCTGACGACGTCGACGAATTGAAAGCGGCGGCATATTCAGGCTTGTGATTTTGAGCGTTCTCGGTAGTCCCCGCTGAAAATGACGCCCGGTGTGCGATTGGGGCTGAGAAAGGAGTAGGAGAGCCTAATCGAAGAGTGCGCCGGCTGATCGCCGCAGGCAACAGCCGCCTCGCCGCCGATCGATACATCGAGTTAATTAAGATGATTTAGTTAGGCTTAGGCCGGTACTACCATATCATATCACAActacttatttttttctttcaaattaaatactctatttactttctttctctttctctctctctttctctttctccttCCGGTTCCAATTAACCACATTAATCAACAACTCACCTCTCCTCATGTATCTTAGCCGAAACAAATAGAGAACTTTGTtttatactaatagaatataagTGCAATGATTTAGATTAATGGTGTGGTTCACTTACTTAgaatggaaaataaataaaatttatgcaACATTTTCTCACATGTgaagggagtactaattatATAGGAGAATTaaactcccttcgtcccactataagtgatcaacaatccattttgagttgtcccactataagtgattgatttccttttttggaaaaaaaaacaactcCGTTATCTctgttattttattctctctttgtTACTTTTGCCTTTTCTTCTCTCACTCTTCACTtcatttattctcttcattttcttaaatttcttgAGCAAAAAAAATTCATCACTTATTGTAAGATGGACGGAGTATCATATAATCACCtcactattataaataattactactccctcagtccatgaaaatttgtcacttatttcaattttggtccgtccctaaaaatttgttacctttcatttttaccattttttgtagtgaccCAACATTTCACTAAcgcattcacactcacattttattatacaatcaatatataaaagtaggactcacatgccattaactttttcaatccactttctattacatttcttaaaactcgtgtcaggtCAATAGTATATAGAAGAGAGTAGTAGTAgcaacatttcttaaaacccgtgtcaggTCAATAGTATATAGAAGAGAGTAGTAgtagcagtggcggatccaggattttaGATTTGGGATACGATAAATAGTTATATCAATTTCGGctttcaaaatttatttgatcttttaatcacaatttataTATGAGTttttaatatacttaattatatactataaaaatggaagttcttatatatttatatattatggaTGATTTATTTCAACTTTTGCAATATACattatttttgcaaaaaataTGTCAATTATTTAAGCAAAGTTTTAGTCATCTTTTAAAAAGTAGTAGAAAAGATACAAATTTAAATCGATTAGAATGAgcagaaattttaaaaatgcattaaaatgtTTACGAGTGATCAAGaaataataaagataaaaaaaatgtattgtagagaatcaaataatattttataacagaaaattaaatacATTAGATATTTTGGATGTACAAGAAACGAAAAGATAAAATTATTACATTAGCAAAAATATTAATACCACAAGAGATGTATTATAGTAAatgaaaaggagaaaaaaaataattgaatagattggcagaaaataaaaagagagaacaatacaaagaaaataaaaaccaTTCATGAAACATAACACTGGAAAGAAAATGACGAGTCTACCACTGGGAGACCACTCATATTGTTCTATTGTTAATATGTTGACAGGAAAGTCGCTTTGGCCGAGTGGTTAAGGCGTGTGCCTGCTAAGTACATGGGGTTTCCCCGCGAGAGTTCGAATCTCTCAGGCGACGTCAATTTTTAATTAGTTCTTACTTTTACAAACAAAAATGAATCAactcatttaataaattttCCAAATCAATTCCTTTCAATCGCAGCAATATACATTCGCCTCTGCCATTTTATTTGCatcccttttttttaattaactaaaatGTTTCTTTAGAAATATAGTACTTCAGAAAAATCAAATCACTGGACACATTGAAATATAGTATAGTGGTAGCAAATTTTCCTACTAACAAAATTATTATCATGATTCTTATTTCTTATAAATCTTGAGATAATAGATCTGGCATTTTCTCAACTTATATCATCAAACTTTCTAGAAGATCATAAGACACAAAATGTGGAAAAAATTGCAAGAACTGGATTGAAACAAATGACTAGCAAAAAAACATTAGCAGAGATTCGCTTTTCCATATCAGCAACAAAAGAGACATCCACAAATCATTAGCATAGTATAATGATGCTGATAATTACTAGCCACAGTAAATTCTTTACAAAAAACTAGTAATTAACTAGAGCAAAAGATGCCTAATAATATTCCAT from Salvia splendens isolate huo1 chromosome 9, SspV2, whole genome shotgun sequence includes:
- the LOC121748488 gene encoding ubiquinone biosynthesis protein COQ9, mitochondrial-like; the protein is MYRSAARRLLPAAISRRTLRLGSPTPFSAPIAHRASFSAGTTENAQNHKPEYAAAFNSSTSSDEGRNPRAHWQEEQARVLHAWLGHVIRLGWTDAAMVAGAKEVGLSPSIVGSFPRKEAALVEFFMDDSLQKLIDIIDTKKDLKNLIPSHRVSKLVRIRLEMQAPYISKWPQALSIQAQPSNISTSFKQRAMLVDEIWHAAGDEATDTDWYVKRTVLGGIYSTTELYMLTDTFPDFQDTWAFLDERVRDAFDLKKTLQEVKYLAEAVRAGMGGPAQGFVKKILQG